A genomic segment from Thermodesulfobacteriota bacterium encodes:
- a CDS encoding ATP-binding cassette domain-containing protein: MALISMHDVRWGFGEPYLLDGISLNIEKGERVGLLGRNGVGKTSLLRLLNREILPDGGEIVRQQGVRVAVLEQDVPTGFTGTVFDVVAGGRRPATDDAQKDTGTGDEWTLRQQVESVLFRTGLDPDKPFADLSAGMKRRTLFARALAMSPDLLLLDEPTNHLDIDSIVWLEDFLLRQVKTLMFITHDRMFLEKIATRIMELDRGRLTAYACDYKTYLQRRRAELEIDDRHQRHFDRKLSQEEAWIRQGIKARRTRNEGRVRALEELRAAARRRRARIGLAHLEMQEAERSGRLVIEAEELTYRYGDRPIVKDFSTTIMRGDKIGIIGPNGAGKTTLIRLLLGDIAPDSGTVRHGTCLQTAFFDQLRTGLDEQKTVVQNISTDNDYIVFNGRKRHVISYLQDFLFSPERCRTPVYVLSGGERNRLMLARLFTRPANLLVLDEPTNDLDAETLELLEELLFSFDGTLLLVSHDRSFLNHIVTSTLVFEGPGQVVEYAGGYDDWLLQRPRPEALLQPEPKPAPARRKPEQEKTRRLTFAQNRELAALPSEIEALEAELDSLQAAMADPSFYKQSREKIVGEQNRLKAVEERIAAAYRRWEELDALPR, from the coding sequence ATGGCCCTGATCAGCATGCATGACGTGCGCTGGGGGTTCGGCGAACCCTATCTGCTGGACGGCATCAGCTTGAACATCGAGAAAGGCGAACGGGTCGGGTTGCTGGGCAGAAACGGTGTCGGCAAGACCAGCCTGCTACGGCTACTGAACCGGGAAATCCTGCCTGACGGCGGCGAGATTGTCCGACAGCAGGGGGTCCGGGTGGCCGTCCTGGAGCAGGATGTCCCCACCGGATTCACCGGCACCGTATTTGATGTGGTGGCGGGCGGACGGCGTCCGGCCACGGATGATGCCCAAAAAGATACGGGCACTGGAGACGAATGGACGCTGCGGCAGCAGGTCGAAAGCGTTCTGTTCCGGACCGGCCTTGACCCGGATAAACCGTTTGCCGACCTGTCGGCGGGCATGAAACGGCGGACCCTGTTCGCCCGGGCACTGGCCATGTCGCCCGACCTGCTGCTGCTGGATGAGCCGACCAACCATCTGGATATCGACAGCATCGTCTGGCTGGAGGATTTCCTCCTGCGCCAGGTCAAGACCCTGATGTTTATCACCCATGACCGGATGTTTCTGGAAAAAATCGCCACCCGGATCATGGAGCTGGACCGGGGTCGGCTGACCGCCTATGCCTGCGATTACAAGACCTACCTGCAGCGGCGGCGGGCGGAGCTGGAAATCGACGACCGTCACCAGCGCCATTTCGACCGTAAACTTTCCCAGGAGGAAGCCTGGATCCGGCAGGGCATCAAGGCCCGACGCACCCGCAACGAGGGCCGGGTGCGCGCCCTGGAGGAACTCCGGGCCGCGGCCCGCCGGCGCCGTGCCCGAATCGGCCTGGCGCACCTGGAAATGCAGGAGGCCGAGCGCAGCGGCCGGCTGGTCATCGAAGCCGAAGAGCTGACCTACCGTTACGGAGACCGCCCTATCGTCAAGGACTTTTCCACGACCATCATGCGCGGAGACAAAATCGGCATCATCGGGCCCAACGGCGCCGGGAAAACCACCCTCATCCGGCTCCTGCTTGGTGACATCGCCCCGGACAGCGGCACGGTCCGCCACGGCACCTGCCTGCAGACGGCCTTTTTTGACCAGCTCCGGACGGGCCTGGACGAGCAGAAGACGGTTGTCCAGAACATCTCCACGGACAACGACTATATTGTTTTCAACGGCCGCAAACGCCACGTGATCAGCTACCTTCAGGACTTTCTCTTTTCCCCCGAACGTTGCCGCACACCGGTTTACGTACTCTCGGGCGGAGAGCGCAACCGCCTGATGCTGGCCCGGCTCTTTACCCGGCCGGCCAACCTGCTGGTGCTCGACGAGCCGACCAACGACCTGGACGCCGAAACCCTGGAGCTGCTGGAAGAGCTGCTGTTTTCCTTTGACGGCACCTTGCTGCTGGTCAGCCACGACCGGAGTTTTTTAAATCATATTGTCACCAGCACCCTGGTGTTTGAAGGGCCGGGGCAGGTGGTCGAATACGCCGGCGGATACGATGACTGGCTGCTCCAGCGTCCCCGTCCGGAAGCCCTGCTGCAGCCCGAACCAAAGCCGGCGCCGGCCCGCCGCAAGCCGGAACAGGAAAAGACCAGACGACTGACCTTCGCCCAGAACCGGGAACTGGCGGCCCTGCCGTCCGAGATAGAGGCCCTGGAAGCCGAACTGGACAGCCTTCAGGCGGCCATGGCCGACCCGTCGTTCTACAAGCAGAGCCGGGAAAAAATCGTGGGGGAGCAGAACCGCCTCAAGGCCGTGGAAGAGCGCATCGCCGCTGCCTACCGCCGCTGGGAAGAGCTTGACGCGCTGCCGCGATAA
- a CDS encoding DUF362 domain-containing protein: MTIEHGFSRRDFLKATAVMAAAGMMPSCVGLNPRSAGRMPEAMNRLPGYQPCVASCWVPGAGHPDYYHLFKKTAEAATDFSWLRPGDRVLVKLALNSGKPFPATSDPWSLYCVVKLLYEKGAGQVLAGDQSGVESVHWTAAAKRGSSRECCRSAGLLRVIDETGARPVFFEEAGYDAYRETRSEGSSHWDRPLYVSNILDQVDHLVYLPRVGSHIMGDITSGMKLGVGFLREDSRLLFHQGGSAFYAMYEEVNQVPEIRSRLRLLISSGRRVLANFGPDNGHVVAPGQGLVFASTDILAHEVFASAWLKWNRRESIPFYSDATSGTLTRFRSLINKGFVRWIWKDDYWLNATPSLPFYQAGNIYSHPAVQNALKRNGGLPEDIHWEDINPEEADAVASAFIRGCLLTG, translated from the coding sequence ATGACCATCGAACACGGATTTTCCCGTCGTGATTTTCTGAAGGCAACGGCGGTCATGGCCGCGGCCGGCATGATGCCGTCGTGCGTTGGCCTCAACCCCCGCTCAGCCGGCCGAATGCCGGAGGCCATGAATCGACTGCCGGGATACCAGCCGTGCGTGGCCAGTTGCTGGGTGCCCGGGGCGGGGCACCCCGACTACTACCACCTGTTTAAAAAAACGGCCGAAGCCGCCACGGATTTTTCCTGGCTGCGGCCCGGAGACCGGGTGCTGGTCAAGCTGGCCCTGAATTCAGGCAAACCGTTCCCGGCCACCTCCGATCCCTGGTCGCTTTACTGCGTGGTGAAGCTGCTTTATGAAAAAGGGGCCGGCCAGGTACTGGCGGGCGATCAGAGCGGCGTGGAATCCGTTCACTGGACCGCCGCGGCAAAACGGGGCTCTTCCCGGGAGTGCTGCCGGTCGGCCGGTCTTCTGCGGGTGATAGACGAGACAGGTGCGCGGCCGGTGTTTTTTGAGGAGGCCGGATATGACGCTTACCGGGAAACCCGGTCCGAAGGATCGTCCCACTGGGACCGTCCGCTTTATGTTTCAAATATATTGGATCAGGTCGATCACCTGGTGTACCTGCCCCGGGTCGGTTCTCATATCATGGGAGACATCACTTCCGGCATGAAGCTGGGAGTGGGCTTTCTGCGTGAAGACAGCCGGCTGTTGTTTCATCAGGGCGGCAGCGCTTTTTACGCCATGTACGAGGAGGTCAATCAGGTTCCCGAAATCCGTTCCCGGCTGCGGCTGCTGATTTCCTCCGGCCGGCGCGTGCTGGCGAATTTCGGGCCGGACAACGGTCATGTCGTCGCTCCCGGGCAGGGCCTGGTTTTCGCGTCAACGGATATCCTGGCCCACGAGGTGTTTGCCTCGGCCTGGCTCAAATGGAACCGCCGGGAGTCAATACCGTTTTATTCGGACGCCACCAGCGGCACCCTGACCCGCTTCCGCTCCCTGATCAACAAAGGCTTTGTCCGCTGGATATGGAAGGATGATTACTGGCTGAACGCCACTCCTTCACTGCCCTTCTATCAGGCCGGCAACATCTACTCGCATCCGGCGGTGCAAAACGCCCTGAAGCGGAACGGGGGCCTGCCCGAAGATATTCACTGGGAGGATATCAACCCGGAAGAGGCAGATGCCGTGGCCTCGGCGTTTATCCGGGGTTGTCTGCTGACGGGCTGA
- a CDS encoding START domain-containing protein produces the protein MIDIRKTYSPGAWTVTVFLFVLLPSLSFCSETEWKHLFTRDGIDVYRRSSPETGVYAFKGIGSVEAGIDVVGSVLQDIAGYPQWVARCRESVVLKEINRDTRVFYTVIDTPRPFKDRDIILSNTTVYHPNEGLVEINFNVFNQDILPPREGYCRVNEFSSQYLIEPLSPDRTRVTFVFKGDPGGNIPVTIANWVESRTYPHSIIMGLREMVRKRKCVSAIRADDFTDRN, from the coding sequence TTGATTGATATCAGAAAAACCTATAGCCCGGGGGCCTGGACCGTAACCGTTTTTTTGTTTGTGCTCCTGCCGAGCCTGTCCTTCTGCTCCGAAACGGAATGGAAACACCTTTTTACCCGGGACGGTATAGACGTGTATCGGAGAAGCTCACCCGAAACCGGCGTTTACGCCTTCAAGGGCATCGGTTCAGTGGAGGCCGGAATCGATGTGGTCGGTTCCGTTCTTCAGGATATTGCCGGCTACCCCCAGTGGGTGGCCAGGTGCAGGGAATCGGTGGTTCTCAAGGAAATCAACCGCGATACCAGAGTGTTTTATACCGTCATCGACACGCCAAGGCCTTTTAAAGATCGGGACATTATTTTAAGCAATACAACGGTTTATCACCCCAATGAAGGCCTGGTCGAAATAAACTTCAACGTCTTCAACCAGGACATTCTCCCTCCCCGGGAGGGATACTGCCGGGTGAACGAATTCTCAAGCCAATATTTGATTGAGCCCCTCAGCCCGGACAGGACCCGGGTCACCTTCGTATTCAAAGGAGACCCCGGCGGCAACATCCCCGTCACCATCGCAAACTGGGTGGAAAGCAGAACCTATCCGCATTCCATTATCATGGGGTTAAGGGAGATGGTCCGGAAACGCAAGTGCGTCTCAGCAATCCGCGCCGATGATTTTACGGATCGGAATTAA
- the focA gene encoding formate transporter FocA codes for MQNTTHPIDALLPPEMAVKAEAVGVKKATLGWRNMFLLAVLAGGFIAFGAVFSTTVTAGDAQKTAFGVTRLLGGLVFSLGLVLVVIGGAELFTGNNMIVMAWASRKITNRQLLRNWWIVYLGNFVGSVLAAATMFVAGQYMLGKGAVGLNALLIADQKCGLDFVSALTRGILCNVLVCLAIWLCYSARSVTDKILSIVLPIAAFVAAGFEHSVANMYFIPVGLLIKAGAPAHFWTLIGGAAENYSHLTVKNFLIGNLLPVTIGNIIGGALLVGMVYWFIYIRKPRVPLFDQPHDDN; via the coding sequence ATGCAGAACACGACCCATCCGATTGATGCGCTCCTGCCTCCGGAAATGGCCGTCAAGGCCGAGGCGGTCGGGGTGAAGAAAGCGACCCTGGGCTGGCGCAACATGTTTCTCCTGGCCGTTCTGGCCGGTGGCTTTATCGCTTTTGGCGCTGTTTTTTCGACAACCGTCACTGCCGGGGACGCGCAGAAAACGGCTTTCGGCGTGACGCGTCTCCTGGGCGGGCTGGTATTCAGCCTGGGGCTGGTGCTGGTCGTCATCGGCGGGGCGGAACTGTTCACGGGCAACAACATGATCGTCATGGCCTGGGCCAGCAGGAAGATCACCAATCGGCAACTGCTGCGAAACTGGTGGATTGTTTACCTCGGTAATTTTGTCGGGTCGGTGCTGGCGGCAGCCACCATGTTTGTCGCCGGGCAGTATATGCTCGGCAAGGGAGCGGTAGGGCTCAACGCTCTCCTGATCGCCGACCAGAAATGCGGGCTTGACTTTGTTTCCGCCCTGACCCGCGGCATCCTTTGCAACGTCCTGGTGTGCCTGGCCATCTGGCTTTGCTACAGCGCCCGAAGCGTCACCGACAAGATCCTGTCCATTGTTTTACCCATCGCCGCCTTTGTGGCCGCGGGGTTTGAACATTCCGTGGCCAACATGTACTTCATCCCCGTAGGCCTGCTTATTAAAGCCGGGGCGCCGGCCCACTTCTGGACCCTGATCGGCGGCGCTGCCGAAAATTATTCCCATCTGACGGTGAAGAATTTTCTGATCGGCAATCTGCTGCCCGTGACCATCGGCAACATCATCGGCGGCGCTTTGCTGGTCGGCATGGTCTATTGGTTTATCTATATCCGCAAGCCGCGGGTACCGCTGTTTGATCAACCTCATGACGATAATTAA
- a CDS encoding rhodanese-like domain-containing protein, whose protein sequence is MSDMNITKRPCLRSGQRPAVCLVLFVLMLLSQFAPGVVTRAMAYTTFTPAEVEARLAAGTAGTIIDVRAYETYCTMGHLPCALNYPWTAYLQSHYTELDPDSMFLLVCESGIRSAQAAAFLDGQGFTSVYTMSSGMDAWQGETQNCDVTCPAIYFPHVTTRSPWETEIAIIDTGAGQTVTGTLKAYGDDGQIVNVRTVSLPARGRKQITVSDEFQDHAGIGYIVFTEATGTVQGYTKFFQDGKYRTAIPAVTEVNTANIYIPHIAENETFWTGISLVNTSAEEKNLSISFNNGRRSDLTVAAGEHRIFTIAGLFGGQPQPDIKSGVITNAGGIIGLELFGSANQLDGLLLTDDTVSTIYYPHVADITRWWTGIVAYNPSNAASEITLTPYSAAGSALAASSLVIAGREKYIGVVKNLDLPDDTAWFRIDSTRPLVGFELFGTLDGKQLAAYAEGSGAGAKAGAFPKIEKNGWTGVAFVNTENDAAAVTLTAYDDNGNQVAVQTITVEGHAKVVNLAENVFAPRSIGRATYITFTSDRDVVGFQLNGSADGNMLDGLPAL, encoded by the coding sequence ATGTCAGATATGAATATTACGAAAAGGCCGTGTCTCCGGAGCGGACAACGGCCTGCCGTCTGTCTGGTCCTGTTCGTCCTGATGCTGCTTTCGCAGTTTGCACCGGGCGTCGTCACCAGGGCCATGGCCTACACGACGTTCACCCCCGCCGAGGTCGAAGCCCGTCTCGCGGCCGGAACGGCGGGAACGATCATCGATGTGCGTGCGTATGAAACATACTGCACGATGGGACATCTTCCCTGCGCCTTGAATTATCCCTGGACAGCGTATCTGCAGAGTCATTACACCGAGCTTGATCCGGACTCCATGTTTCTTCTGGTCTGCGAAAGCGGGATCCGCAGTGCTCAAGCCGCGGCCTTTCTTGACGGTCAGGGCTTTACCAGTGTCTACACGATGAGCAGCGGCATGGATGCCTGGCAGGGGGAGACGCAGAACTGCGACGTGACCTGCCCGGCGATTTACTTCCCGCACGTGACCACCCGGTCTCCCTGGGAAACGGAGATCGCGATTATTGATACCGGCGCCGGTCAAACCGTCACGGGCACGCTGAAGGCTTACGGCGATGATGGCCAGATCGTAAATGTCAGAACCGTATCCCTCCCCGCCCGGGGCCGAAAACAGATCACCGTCAGCGATGAATTTCAAGACCATGCCGGTATCGGTTACATTGTTTTTACCGAAGCCACAGGAACGGTTCAGGGTTACACGAAGTTTTTTCAGGACGGCAAATACCGGACGGCAATTCCTGCGGTCACCGAGGTAAACACGGCCAACATTTATATTCCGCACATAGCGGAAAACGAAACCTTCTGGACCGGAATCAGTCTGGTGAATACCAGTGCTGAAGAAAAGAATCTTTCCATCAGCTTTAATAACGGGCGGCGAAGTGACCTCACCGTTGCCGCCGGGGAACACCGGATCTTTACCATCGCCGGACTGTTCGGAGGGCAACCGCAGCCGGATATTAAATCCGGAGTGATTACCAATGCCGGCGGTATTATCGGTCTGGAACTGTTCGGCAGCGCCAACCAGCTGGACGGTCTTCTCCTGACGGACGATACGGTTTCAACCATATACTATCCTCACGTGGCTGATATCACCAGATGGTGGACCGGAATCGTGGCGTATAACCCCTCGAACGCGGCTTCTGAAATTACCCTCACCCCGTACAGCGCGGCGGGATCCGCTCTTGCCGCCTCCTCCCTGGTTATCGCCGGCCGGGAAAAATATATCGGCGTGGTGAAGAACCTTGATCTTCCGGATGATACCGCCTGGTTCCGCATCGATTCCACCCGGCCGCTGGTCGGATTCGAGCTTTTCGGCACCCTGGATGGGAAACAGCTTGCGGCCTATGCGGAAGGGAGCGGCGCCGGAGCGAAAGCGGGCGCTTTCCCCAAGATCGAAAAAAACGGCTGGACCGGTGTCGCCTTTGTCAATACGGAAAACGATGCGGCCGCTGTTACCCTGACCGCTTATGATGATAATGGAAACCAGGTGGCTGTTCAGACGATTACCGTCGAGGGCCATGCCAAGGTGGTCAACCTGGCTGAAAATGTATTCGCCCCGCGGAGTATTGGCAGAGCCACCTATATTACCTTTACATCGGACAGGGATGTCGTGGGTTTTCAGCTCAACGGTTCCGCTGATGGCAATATGTTAGACGGGTTGCCCGCCCTTTAA
- a CDS encoding choice-of-anchor D domain-containing protein codes for MNLTRMFITLCCVFIMASSALGWDNNVSHPGMTNAAADLLMGTHPEYGFLSNYTYFNLATDPQLTFMDEGSVKEDYALSADWNTAVWGSQQDSRVPSLSWKSHGYEPTTGETWYEMPDFANAFVYSENIWNDVISAANVYFQIGRFCHIIEDMASPSHANADLHIDGDDLETYSNYHFGEVTYLTNQLRTPSTDGLTAQAGLPHPTMTTDYYGDYVRNVAWRTYYMTTYYGGNLVEVEGDAQPDSELKRMFPYSSGSGLRYDDGGWFVNDSYQIDAVGYNWIGYGVGNNPDWWSCPGETGYFYLENIDGDWSTCDPSIAGNGVAPAVFKIDKFRRVRSTDNLGLVLAANSKILARIYCENLNPLATEWAAGFIKFAVDTVGITPPPVVNPEINILGSGISIADGDASPSLTDGTDFGSTKVVGGTIVKTFTISNTGNGALSLNGSPAVSITGTHASNFTVTAVPATSVAAGGSTTFKITFDPSAVGLRTATVSIANTDGDENPYNFSIQGTGTKK; via the coding sequence ATGAATTTGACGCGAATGTTCATCACCCTGTGCTGCGTTTTTATCATGGCCTCGTCCGCTCTCGGATGGGATAACAACGTGTCCCACCCCGGCATGACCAATGCCGCCGCCGACCTGCTGATGGGCACGCATCCCGAATACGGCTTTCTGAGTAATTATACGTATTTTAATCTCGCCACCGACCCCCAGCTCACGTTTATGGATGAAGGTTCGGTCAAAGAGGATTACGCCTTAAGCGCCGACTGGAATACGGCTGTCTGGGGCAGCCAGCAGGATTCTCGCGTTCCATCACTGTCCTGGAAGAGCCACGGATACGAGCCGACCACCGGCGAAACCTGGTATGAAATGCCGGATTTCGCCAATGCCTTTGTCTATTCGGAAAACATCTGGAACGATGTCATCTCCGCCGCGAACGTCTACTTCCAGATCGGCCGTTTCTGCCACATCATCGAAGACATGGCTTCTCCCTCCCACGCCAACGCCGATCTGCATATAGACGGCGACGATCTGGAAACCTATTCCAACTACCATTTCGGCGAAGTCACCTATCTGACCAACCAGTTGAGGACCCCGTCAACCGACGGCCTGACGGCCCAGGCCGGCCTGCCCCACCCGACCATGACCACCGACTATTACGGCGACTATGTCCGCAACGTCGCCTGGCGGACCTATTACATGACCACCTATTACGGCGGGAACCTGGTCGAAGTCGAAGGGGACGCCCAACCGGACAGTGAACTCAAGCGCATGTTTCCTTACAGCTCCGGTAGCGGCCTGCGTTATGACGACGGCGGCTGGTTTGTCAATGACAGCTACCAGATTGATGCCGTCGGCTACAACTGGATTGGCTACGGTGTCGGCAACAACCCGGACTGGTGGAGTTGCCCGGGCGAGACCGGGTACTTCTACCTGGAAAATATCGACGGCGACTGGTCAACCTGCGATCCCAGCATCGCCGGGAACGGCGTGGCGCCGGCAGTGTTCAAGATCGACAAATTCCGCCGCGTCAGGTCCACGGACAATCTCGGCCTGGTCCTTGCCGCCAACAGCAAAATTCTGGCCAGGATCTACTGCGAAAATCTCAATCCCTTGGCCACGGAATGGGCGGCCGGATTTATCAAATTCGCCGTCGACACGGTCGGCATCACCCCTCCGCCGGTCGTCAATCCTGAGATTAATATTCTTGGCAGCGGGATATCCATTGCCGACGGCGACGCTTCCCCCTCTCTGACGGACGGCACCGATTTCGGATCAACCAAAGTCGTTGGTGGTACGATCGTCAAGACATTTACGATATCCAACACGGGCAACGGCGCCCTGTCGCTTAACGGCTCACCGGCTGTGTCCATCACCGGGACCCACGCGTCGAACTTCACGGTAACGGCCGTTCCGGCAACGTCCGTCGCGGCCGGCGGAAGCACCACTTTCAAGATCACCTTCGATCCGTCCGCGGTCGGCCTGCGTACCGCCACCGTCAGCATCGCCAATACCGACGGTGACGAAAATCCCTACAACTTCTCGATCCAGGGGACCGGCACGAAAAAATAA
- a CDS encoding HEAT repeat domain-containing protein produces the protein MKRHQLIGAAMMLLILAVPLAAMADSAVSRLKHANTPAEYGAIFEEILDQGDASAGELLALLREDVPAGDPAVMQKAWEAKVTAMNLLGEMKAQSALVLLGDMLKDSDNVSAIYNAGRAIGRIGGTNAFNILKNILAETAGADNELSEARKKAAIVGLGLCENEQAIELLRDELNNAANTDIVRIYAAGSLGMLGVNDGLDVVKARLDSEDADIRLAAIRALGLIGDADAIADLNNAVGPNGMAVPRRAAQLSVAQITAARMTGDEKVRFIEKELMKNSHDTAFIQWGTMQLKKIRSSASMNALASLAGQPGQEMAILRQAARIRMKSAL, from the coding sequence ATGAAGAGACACCAATTGATTGGCGCCGCGATGATGTTGCTGATTCTGGCAGTCCCATTGGCGGCCATGGCCGACAGTGCGGTCAGCAGATTGAAACATGCTAACACCCCCGCCGAATACGGCGCGATATTCGAAGAAATCCTGGACCAGGGAGACGCTTCGGCAGGCGAACTGCTGGCCCTGCTCAGGGAAGACGTGCCGGCCGGAGATCCGGCTGTCATGCAAAAGGCCTGGGAAGCAAAAGTGACGGCCATGAACCTTCTGGGCGAAATGAAAGCCCAGTCCGCTCTGGTCCTGCTGGGAGACATGCTGAAAGATTCCGACAATGTCAGCGCCATTTATAATGCCGGCCGGGCCATCGGCCGCATCGGCGGCACGAACGCCTTTAACATTCTGAAAAACATCCTGGCGGAAACAGCCGGTGCCGATAACGAACTGAGCGAAGCCCGGAAAAAAGCGGCCATCGTCGGTCTCGGTCTGTGTGAAAACGAACAGGCCATCGAACTGCTGCGGGACGAGTTGAATAATGCCGCCAACACGGACATCGTCCGCATTTATGCCGCCGGTTCGCTGGGCATGCTGGGCGTCAACGACGGGCTTGATGTTGTGAAAGCCCGACTTGATTCAGAAGATGCCGATATCAGGCTGGCCGCCATCAGAGCCTTGGGTCTGATCGGAGATGCTGATGCCATTGCGGATCTGAATAACGCGGTCGGCCCGAACGGAATGGCTGTGCCGCGGAGAGCGGCGCAACTGTCCGTGGCCCAGATCACGGCCGCCCGGATGACCGGTGACGAAAAAGTCCGCTTTATTGAAAAAGAGTTGATGAAGAATTCGCACGACACGGCCTTTATCCAGTGGGGGACCATGCAGTTGAAAAAAATCCGCTCATCGGCTTCCATGAACGCGCTGGCCAGCCTGGCCGGCCAGCCGGGCCAGGAAATGGCGATCCTGCGCCAGGCCGCCAGGATCCGGATGAAATCCGCCTTATAA
- a CDS encoding GntR family transcriptional regulator yields the protein MSQNENNVPMRPAQFTRHRLLVRILNGTYPSGTSLPNERALAEELGVTRPTLRENLQRFAAEGWITIHQGKSTIVSDYWRKGGLSILGTLAQYGEYLPEDFIVDLLELRRVLMPAVARAAAGRAPQVLLKFLERFPDIPCEPEPTAQYDWDLQEVMAQESGNRIYPLILNDFVTLFKTLAPLYFTMPETMKASREYYAQLREALPRGPEAVEKVVYRTMVESIEFWNRLQPR from the coding sequence ATGTCTCAAAATGAAAACAACGTTCCCATGCGGCCCGCGCAATTCACGCGGCACCGGCTTCTTGTCCGGATTCTGAACGGTACTTATCCGTCGGGAACCAGTCTGCCCAATGAACGCGCTCTGGCGGAAGAACTGGGCGTCACCCGGCCCACCCTGCGGGAAAATCTTCAGCGGTTTGCGGCCGAGGGGTGGATTACCATCCATCAGGGGAAATCCACCATCGTCAGTGATTACTGGCGCAAAGGCGGCTTGAGCATCTTGGGTACCCTGGCTCAATACGGCGAGTATCTTCCGGAGGACTTTATCGTCGATCTGCTGGAACTGCGAAGGGTGCTGATGCCTGCTGTGGCCAGGGCCGCGGCCGGCCGTGCCCCTCAAGTACTGCTGAAATTCCTGGAACGATTTCCGGATATTCCCTGTGAGCCGGAGCCCACTGCCCAGTATGACTGGGATTTACAGGAAGTGATGGCCCAGGAATCCGGAAACCGCATTTATCCCTTGATCCTGAATGACTTTGTCACCCTGTTTAAGACCCTGGCGCCGCTCTATTTTACCATGCCAGAAACCATGAAGGCGTCCCGCGAATACTATGCCCAGTTGCGGGAGGCCCTGCCCCGGGGGCCGGAGGCGGTTGAAAAGGTCGTGTACCGCACCATGGTGGAAAGCATTGAGTTCTGGAACCGGTTGCAGCCACGATAA